A window of the Streptomyces griseochromogenes genome harbors these coding sequences:
- a CDS encoding MmcQ/YjbR family DNA-binding protein yields MTPQELRAFCLSFNAVVEDFPFNPDTSVFKVQGKLFALTRLDARPLTVNLKCDPEDAVRLRGEHEGLIVPGYHMNKRHWNTVTVDGGLPDRMVEELIEDSYDLVVAGLPKAERLRLDRP; encoded by the coding sequence GTGACCCCGCAAGAGCTGCGCGCCTTCTGCCTGTCCTTCAACGCGGTCGTGGAGGACTTCCCGTTCAACCCGGACACATCCGTCTTCAAGGTCCAGGGCAAGCTGTTCGCCCTGACGCGGCTGGACGCGCGGCCCCTGACGGTCAACCTCAAGTGCGACCCGGAGGACGCGGTCCGGCTGCGCGGCGAGCACGAGGGGCTGATCGTCCCCGGATACCACATGAACAAGCGCCACTGGAACACCGTGACGGTGGACGGCGGCCTCCCGGACCGCATGGTCGAGGAGCTGATCGAGGACTCGTACGACCTCGTCGTCGCGGGCCTGCCGAAGGCGGAGCGGCTGCGCCTCGACCGGCCGTAA
- a CDS encoding helix-turn-helix transcriptional regulator codes for MSRRARVSPEEAGLPAGGGRRRTPGLRREEVAVLAGVGASWYQWLEQGRDISVSPQVLDAVARVLRLSNAERRHLYGLAGLNPPAPEVAPEKRDMCDGLRRLIDTWMPYPAHIMDRYYNYVMHNEAAAVVLGMRSDIRQNCLVDFFTDPMYRSRSRSWERNARTVVAQFRAACAANPDDEGFREVLAEVSAASPEFVGLWAEQDIEDGGQVRKELAHPVAGLLVVESTVMKVPARPDLFIVLHTPLAEANTAEKLEWLASPEGRRGTMYPVAG; via the coding sequence ATGAGCCGGCGGGCCCGGGTCAGTCCCGAGGAGGCCGGTCTGCCGGCCGGCGGCGGCCGGCGCCGCACCCCCGGACTGCGCCGGGAGGAGGTCGCCGTGCTCGCCGGGGTGGGCGCCTCCTGGTACCAGTGGCTGGAGCAGGGGCGGGACATCTCCGTCTCCCCGCAGGTCCTCGACGCCGTCGCCCGGGTGCTGCGGCTGAGCAACGCCGAGCGGCGGCACCTGTACGGGCTGGCCGGGCTGAACCCGCCCGCGCCCGAAGTGGCGCCCGAGAAGCGGGACATGTGCGACGGGCTGCGGCGGCTGATCGACACCTGGATGCCGTACCCGGCGCACATCATGGACCGGTACTACAACTACGTGATGCACAACGAGGCCGCCGCGGTGGTGCTCGGCATGCGGTCGGACATCCGGCAGAACTGCCTCGTGGACTTCTTCACCGACCCGATGTACCGGTCCCGGAGCAGGAGCTGGGAGCGCAACGCGCGCACGGTCGTCGCCCAGTTCCGGGCCGCGTGTGCGGCCAACCCCGACGACGAGGGGTTCCGCGAGGTGCTGGCCGAGGTGTCGGCCGCGAGCCCGGAGTTCGTGGGGCTGTGGGCCGAGCAGGACATCGAGGACGGGGGACAGGTCCGCAAGGAGCTGGCCCATCCGGTGGCCGGGCTGCTGGTGGTGGAGTCGACCGTGATGAAGGTCCCGGCCCGGCCCGATCTGTTCATCGTGCTGCACACCCCGCTGGCCGAGGCGAACACCGCCGAGAAGCTGGAGTGGCTGGCCTCTCCCGAGGGCAGACGGGGCACGATGTACCCCGTGGCGGGGTGA
- a CDS encoding MFS transporter, which translates to MAIDTTTPTTPTRVPLDNPRLSRRDKLVLFVLCAAQFMVALDFSVLNVALPDLGTDLGMSRSALQWAVTAFALPSGGFLLLFGRIGDLYGRRKLFLTGLALFGAASLLATLAWDPASFLAGRALQGLGAAAIVPTAMSLLTTTFPEGPARDRALGIAGTVMSLGYTVGMVAGGMLTDTLGWRSTMALLTVTALIVLPLAPRLLPESRTPERPRLDVPGAVTVTAGLLSLIYALSTAADHGFGRADALATLVAGLLLLALFTVVESRTAAPLVSLPMLRRRTVAWGNLGGLVTFSMMSTVIFVLTLYLQEILHLSAFETGLVFGLQGALSAVAGTLAPKFIGRFGARRTLVGSLTGQGALVAALMLLNAHSWSVWLAAAAVSLASMFHLGAIISYGLTVTSGVPDEEQGLATGLVTSTQQVGLTVGIPLLGVLATTSSDLLSGVHTVLALDAAIVLAAAVLVGLGLRGGQSRV; encoded by the coding sequence ATGGCGATCGACACCACGACCCCGACCACACCCACCCGCGTACCGCTCGACAACCCCCGGCTGTCCAGGCGCGACAAGCTCGTCCTCTTCGTCCTGTGCGCGGCCCAGTTCATGGTCGCCCTGGACTTCTCCGTCCTGAACGTGGCCCTGCCCGATCTCGGCACCGACCTCGGCATGAGCCGCTCGGCCCTGCAGTGGGCGGTCACCGCGTTCGCGCTGCCGTCCGGCGGGTTCCTGCTCCTGTTCGGCCGCATCGGCGACCTGTACGGCCGCCGCAAGCTGTTCCTGACCGGCCTGGCCCTGTTCGGCGCGGCCTCCCTGCTGGCGACCTTGGCCTGGGACCCGGCGTCCTTCCTCGCCGGGCGTGCCCTGCAGGGCCTCGGTGCCGCGGCGATCGTCCCGACCGCCATGTCCCTGCTGACCACCACCTTCCCGGAGGGCCCGGCCCGCGATCGTGCCCTCGGTATCGCCGGCACGGTGATGTCGCTGGGCTACACGGTCGGCATGGTCGCGGGCGGAATGCTGACCGACACACTCGGCTGGCGCTCCACGATGGCCCTGCTCACCGTGACCGCGCTGATCGTGCTACCGCTCGCCCCGCGCCTGCTGCCCGAGTCCCGCACCCCGGAGCGCCCGCGCCTGGACGTGCCCGGCGCGGTCACCGTCACCGCCGGTCTGCTGTCCCTGATCTACGCCCTGTCCACGGCCGCCGACCACGGCTTCGGCCGCGCCGACGCCCTCGCCACCCTGGTCGCCGGCCTGCTCCTGCTGGCCCTGTTCACGGTCGTCGAGTCCCGTACGGCGGCCCCGCTGGTCTCGCTGCCGATGCTGCGCCGCCGCACGGTGGCGTGGGGCAACCTGGGCGGTCTGGTCACCTTCTCGATGATGTCGACGGTGATCTTCGTGCTGACCCTCTACCTTCAGGAGATCCTGCACCTGTCGGCCTTCGAGACGGGCCTGGTCTTCGGCCTCCAGGGCGCGCTGTCGGCCGTCGCCGGCACGCTGGCCCCGAAGTTCATCGGCCGCTTCGGCGCCCGCCGCACCCTGGTCGGCTCGCTGACCGGCCAGGGCGCGCTGGTGGCCGCGCTGATGCTGCTGAACGCCCACAGCTGGTCGGTATGGCTCGCCGCGGCGGCCGTGTCCCTGGCGAGCATGTTCCACCTGGGAGCGATCATCTCGTACGGCCTGACCGTCACCTCCGGCGTCCCGGACGAGGAACAGGGCCTGGCCACCGGTCTGGTGACCTCCACCCAGCAGGTCGGCCTCACGGTCGGCATCCCGCTGCTGGGTGTCCTGGCCACCACGTCCTCCGATCTGCTGTCGGGCGTCCACACGGTCCTCGCCCTGGACGCGGCGATCGTGCTGGCCGCCGCCGTCCTGGTCGGACTGGGCCTGCGCGGAGGTCAGTCCAGGGTCTGA
- a CDS encoding S66 family peptidase has translation MTVRYPRPLRPGDRVGVTSPSSGVAEELRGRLDVAIREIESRGYEVVVGRCMDGSTHLSAPAAERAAELTDMLTDPSIRAVVPPWGGETAIDLLPLLDFERIGRAEPTWVVGYSDMSTLITPLTLLTGTATVHGNNLMDTPYRTPEGLKSWLDIVASPQGEPFAQTPPGRYRSGGWDDWAKEPGIRELTLDAEGTWTRLDGDGDVDVEGRLIGGCVETLVNLSGTPYLDTSRFAGDEPLLVYVEADEDNAFTICRGLHGMRLGGFFDRAAAVLVGRTRAPAGRTLTQHEAVLDALGPLGVPIVADVECGHVAPYLPLVNGARGRVVHTAARSEIVQTLD, from the coding sequence ATGACTGTTCGATATCCGCGCCCCCTGCGCCCCGGTGACCGTGTCGGTGTGACCTCTCCCTCCAGCGGAGTGGCCGAGGAACTCCGGGGACGACTCGATGTCGCGATCCGGGAGATCGAGTCACGGGGGTACGAGGTGGTCGTCGGCCGGTGCATGGACGGCTCCACGCATCTCAGCGCCCCGGCCGCCGAGCGCGCCGCCGAACTGACCGACATGCTGACCGACCCCAGCATCCGGGCCGTGGTGCCCCCGTGGGGCGGGGAGACCGCGATCGACCTGCTGCCGCTGCTCGACTTCGAACGGATCGGGCGGGCCGAGCCGACCTGGGTCGTCGGCTACTCGGACATGTCGACCCTGATCACCCCGCTGACCCTGCTCACCGGCACGGCGACCGTGCACGGCAACAACCTCATGGACACCCCGTACCGGACGCCGGAGGGCCTCAAGTCCTGGCTGGACATCGTGGCCTCGCCGCAGGGGGAGCCGTTCGCCCAGACCCCGCCCGGCCGGTACCGGTCCGGCGGCTGGGACGACTGGGCTAAGGAGCCCGGGATCCGCGAGCTCACCCTGGACGCCGAGGGCACCTGGACCCGTCTCGACGGGGACGGCGACGTGGACGTCGAGGGCCGGCTCATCGGCGGCTGCGTCGAGACCCTCGTCAACCTCTCGGGCACGCCGTACCTCGACACCTCGCGCTTCGCCGGCGACGAGCCGCTGCTCGTCTACGTCGAGGCCGACGAGGACAACGCGTTCACCATCTGCCGCGGTCTGCACGGCATGCGGCTGGGCGGCTTCTTCGACCGCGCGGCCGCCGTCCTCGTGGGCCGCACCCGTGCCCCCGCCGGCCGCACCCTCACCCAGCACGAGGCAGTCCTCGACGCTCTCGGCCCGCTCGGCGTACCGATCGTCGCCGACGTCGAGTGCGGCCACGTGGCGCCCTACCTTCCGCTGGTGAACGGCGCGCGCGGCCGTGTGGTGCACACGGCCGCGCGGAGCGAGATCGTTCAGACCCTGGACTGA
- a CDS encoding hemolysin family protein produces the protein MSPQIVVGAIALVVVAWLAACAEAGLARVSSFRAEEAVKSGRRGSAKLAQVAADPTRYLNVALLVRVACEMAAAALVTYACLQEFAATWQALLVAIGVMVLVSYVAVGVSPRTIGRQHPLNTATVAAYVLLPLARIMGPIPSLLILIGNALTPGKGFRRGPFASEAELRALVDLAEKESLIEDEERRMVHSVFELGDTLVREVMVPRTDLVVIERYKTIRQALTLALRSGFSRIPVTGESEDDIVGIVYLKDLVRKTHISRDAENDLVSTAMRPAVFVPDTKNAGDLLREMQKERNHVAVVIDEYGGTAGIVTIEDILEEIVGEITDEYDRELPPVEDLGDDRFRVTARLDITDLGELYGLEEYDDEDVETVGGLLAKALGRVPIAGASAEVELPDARRLRLTAEAASGRRNKIVTVLVEPVSAPCAEEEPE, from the coding sequence ATGAGTCCGCAGATCGTGGTCGGGGCGATCGCGCTGGTCGTTGTCGCCTGGCTCGCCGCCTGCGCGGAGGCGGGCCTCGCGCGCGTCTCCAGCTTCCGTGCCGAGGAGGCCGTCAAGTCCGGCCGGCGCGGCAGCGCCAAGCTCGCCCAGGTCGCCGCCGACCCCACTCGCTATCTGAACGTGGCCCTGCTGGTCCGCGTCGCCTGCGAGATGGCGGCGGCGGCCCTGGTGACGTACGCCTGCCTGCAGGAGTTCGCGGCCACCTGGCAGGCCCTGCTGGTCGCCATCGGCGTCATGGTCCTGGTGTCGTACGTCGCCGTCGGCGTCTCCCCGCGCACCATCGGCCGCCAGCACCCGCTCAACACCGCGACCGTGGCCGCTTACGTGCTGCTGCCGCTGGCCCGGATCATGGGCCCGATCCCGTCGCTGCTGATCCTCATCGGCAACGCGCTCACGCCCGGCAAGGGATTTCGCCGCGGCCCCTTCGCCTCCGAGGCGGAGCTGCGCGCGCTGGTCGACCTCGCCGAGAAGGAATCGCTGATCGAGGACGAGGAGCGCCGCATGGTGCACTCGGTCTTCGAGCTGGGCGACACCCTCGTACGGGAGGTCATGGTGCCGAGGACCGACCTGGTCGTCATCGAGCGCTACAAGACCATCCGCCAGGCGCTCACCCTCGCCCTGCGCTCCGGGTTCTCCCGTATCCCGGTCACCGGCGAGAGCGAGGACGACATCGTCGGGATCGTCTATCTGAAGGACCTGGTCCGCAAGACGCACATCAGCCGCGACGCGGAGAACGACCTGGTCTCCACGGCCATGCGCCCGGCCGTCTTCGTCCCCGACACCAAGAACGCCGGCGATCTGCTGCGCGAGATGCAGAAGGAACGCAACCACGTCGCGGTCGTCATCGACGAGTACGGCGGCACCGCCGGGATCGTCACCATCGAGGACATCCTGGAGGAGATCGTCGGCGAGATCACCGACGAGTACGACCGGGAACTCCCGCCGGTCGAGGACCTCGGTGACGACCGCTTCCGGGTGACGGCCCGCCTGGACATCACCGACCTCGGCGAGTTGTACGGCCTGGAGGAGTACGACGACGAGGACGTGGAGACCGTCGGCGGACTGCTCGCCAAGGCGCTCGGCCGGGTGCCCATCGCGGGTGCGTCCGCCGAGGTCGAACTGCCGGACGCGCGCAGACTGCGGCTGACGGCGGAGGCGGCCTCCGGCCGCCGGAACAAGATCGTGACGGTGCTGGTGGAGCCCGTGTCCGCGCCCTGCGCGGAGGAGGAGCCCGAGTGA
- a CDS encoding PhoH family protein, with product MTQTSTAHTPAQEQARAQLTVPAQHPMVTVLGSGDSLLRVIEKAFPAADIHVRGNEISAVGDPADVALISRVFDEMMLVLRTGQPMTEDAVERSIAMLKASENGTSDGPETPAQVLTQNILSSRGRTIRPKTLNQKRYVDAIDKHTIVFGIGPAGTGKTYLAMAKAVQALQSKQVNRIILTRPAVEAGERLGFLPGTLYEKIDPYLRPLYDALHDMLDPDSIPRLMAAGTIEVAPLAYMRGRTLNDAFIILDEAQNTSPEQMKMFLTRLGFDSKIVITGDVTQVDLPNGTKSGLRQVQEILEGVEDVHFSRLSSHDVVRHKLVGRIVDAYEQYDSQHGTENGTHKGGRGRSGHKGK from the coding sequence ATGACTCAGACATCCACAGCTCACACCCCCGCGCAGGAGCAGGCGAGAGCGCAGCTCACCGTCCCCGCCCAGCACCCCATGGTGACCGTGCTGGGTTCAGGCGACTCCCTCCTGCGCGTGATCGAGAAGGCCTTCCCGGCAGCCGACATCCATGTCCGGGGAAATGAGATCAGCGCGGTCGGCGACCCTGCGGACGTCGCCCTCATATCGCGCGTGTTCGACGAGATGATGCTGGTGCTCCGCACCGGGCAGCCGATGACGGAGGACGCAGTGGAACGCTCGATCGCCATGCTCAAGGCGAGCGAGAACGGGACGAGTGACGGCCCGGAGACCCCGGCCCAGGTACTGACGCAGAACATCCTGTCCTCGCGCGGCCGCACGATCCGCCCCAAGACGCTCAACCAGAAGCGGTACGTCGACGCCATCGACAAGCACACCATCGTGTTCGGCATCGGGCCCGCCGGTACCGGAAAGACCTACCTGGCCATGGCCAAGGCCGTGCAGGCCCTGCAGTCCAAGCAGGTCAACCGGATCATCCTGACCCGGCCCGCGGTCGAGGCCGGCGAGCGCCTCGGCTTCCTGCCGGGCACCCTCTACGAGAAGATCGACCCCTACCTGCGCCCGCTCTACGACGCGCTGCACGACATGCTCGACCCGGACTCGATCCCGCGCCTGATGGCCGCGGGGACGATCGAGGTCGCGCCGCTCGCGTACATGCGCGGACGCACGCTGAACGACGCCTTCATCATCCTGGACGAGGCCCAGAACACCAGCCCCGAGCAGATGAAGATGTTCCTCACCCGCCTCGGCTTCGACTCGAAGATCGTGATCACCGGTGACGTGACCCAGGTCGACCTGCCGAACGGCACCAAGAGCGGTCTGCGGCAGGTGCAGGAGATCCTGGAGGGCGTCGAGGACGTCCACTTCTCCCGGCTGTCGTCGCACGATGTCGTACGGCACAAGCTGGTGGGCCGTATCGTCGACGCGTACGAGCAGTACGACAGCCAGCACGGCACCGAGAACGGCACCCACAAGGGCGGCCGGGGCCGGTCCGGGCACAAGGGGAAGTAG
- the ybeY gene encoding rRNA maturation RNase YbeY has translation MSIDVNNESGTEVDEQAILDIARYALARMRIHPLSELSVIVVDADAMEQLHIQWMDLPGPTDVMSFPMDELRPPGKDDDEPPQGLLGDIVLCPEVAAKQGTEAPTQHSMDEELQLLTVHGVLHLLGYDHEEPDEKAEMFGLQAAIVDGWRAERGLTGPSPAPTVS, from the coding sequence ATGTCGATCGACGTCAACAACGAGTCCGGCACCGAGGTCGACGAGCAGGCGATCCTCGACATCGCCCGCTACGCACTCGCGCGGATGCGCATCCACCCGCTCTCCGAGCTCTCGGTGATCGTCGTGGACGCCGACGCCATGGAGCAGCTCCACATCCAGTGGATGGACCTGCCGGGTCCGACCGATGTCATGTCGTTCCCGATGGACGAGCTGCGGCCGCCCGGCAAGGACGACGACGAGCCGCCGCAGGGGCTGCTCGGTGACATCGTGCTGTGCCCGGAGGTCGCCGCCAAGCAGGGGACCGAGGCGCCCACGCAGCACTCCATGGACGAGGAGCTTCAGCTGCTCACCGTCCACGGCGTGCTGCACCTGCTCGGGTACGACCACGAGGAGCCCGACGAGAAGGCCGAGATGTTCGGGCTCCAGGCCGCCATCGTCGACGGGTGGCGGGCCGAGCGCGGGCTGACCGGCCCGTCACCGGCGCCGACCGTCTCGTAG